Proteins encoded by one window of Bacillus rossius redtenbacheri isolate Brsri chromosome 3, Brsri_v3, whole genome shotgun sequence:
- the LOC134530863 gene encoding integrin beta-2-like yields MARSPSLLAASAACGLLAAILLVGVAPAGSSVLLGGRCNNTANCSVQFSACVYNVCHCENGRVANTYGDICLLEAQNVNDSCSENAQCSRVANTVCTAGRCACAAGYVLQYGSCVLPANPPGGGSTPGGSPLTCSSDRDCSSVVRNSECRSGVCQCKRGYQLSPDRQRCSAGAVLRSLVAVVALGLLLVKVTA; encoded by the exons ATGGCCCGCTCCCCATCGCTGCTCGCCGCCTCCGCCGCCTGCGGCCTGCTGGCGGCCATCTTGCTCGTCGGCGTCGCTCCGGCCGGCTCCTCTGTCC TGCTGGGCGGAAGGTGCAATAACACAGCCAACTGCAGTGTCCAGTTCTCGGCGTGCGTCTACAACGTATGCCATTGCGAAAATGGCCGGGTGGCCAACACCTACGGCGACATCTGCCTGCTGG AGGCGCAGAACGTGAACGACTCGTGCTCGGAGAACGCCCAGTGCTCGAGGGTCGCCAACACCGTGTGCACCGCGGGGAGGTGCGCATGCGCGGCCGGCTACGTGCTCCAGTACGGCAGCTGCGTGCTCCCTGCGAACC CTCCCGGGGGCGGCTCCACCCCAGGGGGCAGCCCGCTGACCTGCTCCTCCGACAGAGACTGCAGCAGCGTCGTCAGGAACTCCGAGTGCCGGAGCGGGGTGTGCCAGTGCAAGAGAGGCTACCAGCTCTCGCCCGACCGCCAGCGGTGCAGCGCAG GCGCCGTGCTGCGCTCCCTGGTGGCCGTCGTGGCGCTGGGTCTGCTGCTGGTCAAGGTCACGGCCTGA